GATTGAGAAATGAAACTTagggataaatttttttcagcgcAATCGAAGAGTGCCTTGTATAATATCATCAAAGCTCAATATACCCGATTCAAATTTTAACACAGATTTCCTTTGCGATCCGAGTAATCGCGAGACTATTGTAGCGAATATAAAACATAGAAAGGGTAAAGGTGATGTGGataaaattttacaattatcTACAAATAATTTCCCTATCGACAAATCGGAAAGATCAAATCAATTGGCCAAAGAGCTGAATAAAATACCGAatttgacatttccaaaggtatTGGATTACGGCACTGAGGGGAAAATCATAAGAGAATATGAAaagtttttgataaacagCGAATTCAAACGAAAATCATTCGCTGAACTCGTTAAATCGTTGAAATTAATacgaatggaaaatttagGCCCAATAGCCGGAGACAAAAGCTACATATTGTTGGGGGATACGGCTCAACTGGAAGAAGCTCTGATTCAATACAGCATACGCCGActtatgaaaaatgattttaaattaatatcaGTACCAGACATATTACCCACACAAGTCATTGAAAAATGTGGTATGGTTGTCGATGGCGAACGAACACTTATTTATTCACTCGATGACTTGTACGGAGATGATTTCAGTTTGTCAGGAACAGCTGAAATGGCTTTGGCAACAAAACTAATAAACTCAAATATTGACTTTAAAAACAACTTGCCCCTGAAATTGGCGGCAGTTAGTCGCTGCTTCAGAGCTGAAATATCGAATTCCGCCGAAGAACAAGGAATTTACAGGTAGGgtataaatgaattttaactAGCTAAtggttttcaatgaatatatattaatttagGGAAtatgggaaaatttttatcataacctTCTTGATGTCGAGCTAATGAAGTGCTAGAATAAAtttgttcataaaaattctctcatcTTCCTCAATTGAAAACAACTGAAATAATAGATGGTTGtacttataaaaaaaaatgtataatttAATAGGGTCCATCAATTCACCAAAGTGGAGATGTTTGCCTGCACGAAGGAATGCAATTCAGATGCTTTTTTCACAGAGCTGACTGCCATTCAGGAAGAACTGTTCAGAGACCTAGAATTACCTTTCAAAATAATAGACATGCCATCTCACGAGTTGGGCGCCACAGCCTATAGGTAAAAACCCTCATATTGCCACAAAATTCACTAAGGCTCTCTGCAAAATGGATGGCTACCTAACAAAACTGCCCACGCAAATGGACgttcatttttaaaatctcGGAATCCAaacgtaattttaaaaaatttcatgaggAGAGGAGAGGAcgaatgattgaaaatattagTACTTATTGAAAACTCACAATGACAGTTTATTATTCAAAAGTCGCCGCTGTCGAATCGTTTAGGCCTGTACATCTACTAAGTAGACTACCCAATAGTAAAAATCGTAGttatgaaattgattttgaatttcttccaaTTCAGAAAATTCGACATCGAAGGCTGGTTACCAGGACGAAAAGCTTTTGGTGAATTATCGAGTTGCAGTAATTGCACGGATTACCAATCAAGGAGACTCAATATTAAATATAGAACTGCAAATGGTGAATTGAAATATGTTCACACGTTGAATGGAACAGCTTGCGCTATACCTCGTACTTTAATAGCGatttgtgaaaattttcaaactgaaGATGGTAAGATACAAATTCCTGAGAAACTTGTTCCTTTCATGAATGGAAAGAGTGTCATCGATAAACAACAAATTGCCGATATGAGATATTACAAATATAAATGCAACTAGTAATAAAAAGTTGAATTATTACGAATGAAAACAATGactcaaaaaaaatacacattgCGTGAACAGATTTTAAAAAGTTTATCTGCATATATTTTGTAGCCGAATTTATAAAAGTATAgcacaaaatattttatctccCTCTTATTATTACCATTAtaataattgttattgttaCTGTCATacgaaaaatttacaattggTATTGACACGGGAAAATGATCATACTGTGGTTACAAATAATGTTCATCTGCTATTCGCAATCAATTTAGTCCTCATTTTTgtaaattgatttaatttattactgGTGTATGTATACAATTTGAatctccattttatttttttttcaatgttcacAGTGTTGTCTGTTAAGGAATCGTGTAATTGTACAATTGGCATTATTTCTATTTACTCGTTTATTTTGCatgttgtttttttgtttgttttctttattctttatttaattCACCCATCACCCATGCATACTTATtaaagatttttctttttgctttACTGACTTTTCCTCGGTAATTAATCATTGAAACAAATATCAAATAGCATTATCATTCCAATGTTTTTTTGTTACTctgtatttttacattttcaaacACTATTTGTATCCAAATATGCACTCTCGGAGGTATCTAGAGAATGTAGCCGTGAATTTCGAAAATGAAGACAACGAAAATTTTCGTCGTttgattaaaagaaaaatgattttgtttCGCTTACTCGCTTTTCACAATTTATTAGCCTCACTTGTTGTTTTGATGATAATTCTCTCTTCAGATTTGCACTGTTAAGTAATAGAAATATGGGGAGGGGGCAGGCTGGTGAAAGACATAATTTAGTCTTCGTCTTCACCGGATTCAGATTCCTCTTCGGCATTTTGCAGCCACTcaacgaattttttcatttggtcCAAAAACAGCATTTTGCCTTTGAGCGAATGTCCCTCCTTGTACCACTTCATTATTACCGCCTCCGAAATTACGTCCtctgaaaaattgaaggtGAATGAAAATGTTGCTTGAAATATACATGATAAATCCTTTCGTGAACTCGTAAAACTATTTtggtcaactttttttttatatttaaaataagAGTAATTATTCTTATAAATTGATAGATAGCACATGGTGTATAATATCTTGATCGCTTATATTTATCGTGTCatttttatatattgtttACTAGAAtgtcattttctttttaaataaGAATATTGCATTccctaaaaaatttcataaatatttggatgtttttttttccgcgagttcTAAGAAGTTCTTGGATAAGGTTAGTATTTTACTTATTTCTAACCTtggtttttaataaaaatctaaaaaaccATGAGCAGTGGAAGAGTTTTTATggcaatttttcttaaaactTATCCTTCGgcacaaaaaaaagttataatgaaaattccactaggttttttttttcaaagacaTTTATGGGAAGTGAAGTTTGGAGATAACTAACCTCACTTTACCATTTAACGAAAGGATTTATAAAACTTtatagaataataataatgatgaaattACTTTTGTAGAAGAGCAGGACAATTTTTTGGAAGACTTTCATGAAATTCATGTTCTCATAGCAAAACTCTTGAACCTTGAGTATAAGAGCGAGCTCAGATCTGGCAGTGGTAGTGAATGCGCCGAAAAGTGGTGTATAAATTTTCAGATGTTTAAGGGCCTGTTCAGCGACAAGTTCCTCCTTCTTGTTCCACTCGGCCTGATTCATGACAACACCCCAAATGAGACCAATAACTTCGTGCTCGGGAATGCAGCTCTTGACAGCCATTTCTTTGAGATCAAGAACAATGTCTTTGATGGGCCGATTGTCAGCCAAGTCATCGATGAGAAGCTGTTGGAGA
This genomic stretch from Diachasmimorpha longicaudata isolate KC_UGA_2023 chromosome 6, iyDiaLong2, whole genome shotgun sequence harbors:
- the LOC135163871 gene encoding uncharacterized protein LOC135163871, producing MALKRNLIHLMRNRRVPCIISSKLNIPDSNFNTDFLCDPSNRETIVANIKHRKGKGDVDKILQLSTNNFPIDKSERSNQLAKELNKIPNLTFPKVLDYGTEGKIIREYEKFLINSEFKRKSFAELVKSLKLIRMENLGPIAGDKSYILLGDTAQLEEALIQYSIRRLMKNDFKLISVPDILPTQVIEKCGMVVDGERTLIYSLDDLYGDDFSLSGTAEMALATKLINSNIDFKNNLPLKLAAVSRCFRAEISNSAEEQGIYRVHQFTKVEMFACTKECNSDAFFTELTAIQEELFRDLELPFKIIDMPSHELGATAYRKFDIEGWLPGRKAFGELSSCSNCTDYQSRRLNIKYRTANGELKYVHTLNGTACAIPRTLIAICENFQTEDGKIQIPEKLVPFMNGKSVIDKQQIADMRYYKYKCN